Within Anolis sagrei isolate rAnoSag1 chromosome X, rAnoSag1.mat, whole genome shotgun sequence, the genomic segment TTCCATCTCTCCCAAACTATGTTTCTTACTAGAAACTATCTCTTGACTTTTGTTTTCAGACTTCTGCTCTTGAAGCCCGTGTGCCAAGAATCCGATGTTGGGCTCGGTTTCCTGGCAGAAAACAGCAAATCATCCCATGAGAACTACCATTTCTAGCCAAAGGAAGGGGTCCAACAGAAATCAGCATTTGTTCTTTCAGGTCTGGCAGCAGGAAAGAGCGCAGGAGGTGGAGTCTGTTGAGTTTGAAAAGAGAACTGAAAGGTAAAAGGATCAAAATTGTGCTGGAATATGATAAGCACTCTTAAAGTACTGCATCCTGTTTCCTCAAGCTTTCGGAATCCTTCAAATTTTATTGTAGTGAGGGACTGGAGGTCCACTGTACAGTATATTGTGTTCTTGTTGGAAGTAAtggtttatatattgttatatataaaattattgctATAACTGTAAGTAATGTTTTATATATagttataatgttttattttgttttatactgatgttatgcattttaatgtgtcacATTTTTAACTGttgatcgggcttggccccatgtaagctggcccaagtccctttggggggggggggagatggaggtgggatacaaaaataaaattattattattaaaatccttTATTAAGAGTACTTTAATTGTTGTAAATTTTTGTAatagaatatatttattatataaggGGAATGCTAGATTTTTATGTAAACTGGAAAAATGATGTACTTGAAACAACCCAAGATTGACAGATAGTGTATAAAAGAAAAGGTTTTGGTGGTTTATTCTGACAGAAAGTCTAGACATGGCCTGATAACTCCAGGAATCTTCTTTTGATTAAAATATGAGCTGTGGCAATTTTGTTGTCAGAAGTGTTTAGTTTGCAAGCCATTCCATTCTGATATGCTTTGAATTAGATCTGTATAGCAATTGGTTACCAGCTGCAGTTTATCAAGCTCCTTTTTACTAAACCTTAAGATCACAAggaccattttgttttgttttcagatgGTATGTAATAGGggtgtgcgatcaatgaaaaaaatgtttcaaaactcattacaaaattagggagcatcagcattttgtttctaaaagtaTTGTTAATGAAAAATTTGTAATTATAACAAGAGtaaagaaatgttattttttttttgttagaataattgtgcaagtggggaaataTCAGGggcccctttctccctcattttcacAGATATTGATGTGAAACTTGCtccaatggtagaacacattcacccaccaagttggcccaccaagtttcagaacatttcacttatccatggattttggagaaatttccaaagttttaacaaataactttaaaaaaaaataaaatgacaagacttatctccttgaatttttctGTTACAAAAAAAGCTAACAGAGGATCATTTTCCccctccaactttcagaaatattcatatgtctactgattttaggggatttttttaaagttttgaaaaaaaacctttaaaagccATAACAgccatctcattgaatgtctttcaTACTAACCCATAGAACTtacatttagggatttcttcccagcccagcaattTAGTTATTGGAAGTATCAGTCAAtcatctttgcagattcaacaatttattggaactggcTACCTGCcgctatggagggacaaatctatCTCCTATTCTGAtttgggctttctgatgctgagcagaattctgggaaatgtagtttagaacagggccttttgaattctctggcataatGATCCTCCCCTGCCAaatgacatttcccagaattctgtgctctgtctctttcccagctGACTCAACTTGTCCCGCCCTGCTGCTTTCATTTCCTCATGGTGAGAGGCAGCCtcttaaagaggaatggcagcctttctcgctttgctttgcttccttgtgtaAAAcattgggaggcttccaagatttataaaatgcaaacaaaaaagcaTTGAGTAAGTTTTGGTTCTTAAATTTTTGGCGCAGGCCATTCCTGCGCATCGGATATCATGacataagtacaaatttaacaaatgtgATTTGACTAATGAAAAAAATGCACATCTCTAGTATGTATGCGTTATAATTTAATCTCTTCTAGAAAAAATTCTGCTTATTATACTCAGAGCTTCAGGTAATTCTTTCATTTTCCTTGGCATTGACCTCTGtgctcttcctttctcccctcggTAGGTGACACTTAAGTTGGAGATGGGCGGTGGAGAAAGGTTCAACATTCCATCTAGCCAGCCCAGAAATGCTACCAAGAGCCATCAACAACTGAACAACAGGAAAAAAAGCAAAGATCAAAATTCCCAGATGAAGAAGATCCACAAAAAGGAGAGGGGACATGGGTGCACTCCATCCTCTGCGGCATGGCAGGCCATGCAAAATGGGGGAAAGAACACAATACATTTCCCAACCAACCAGACTTGGAATCCAGCTTTATCCCACTCATTCTTCATACCTCAAAGCAATCAGAACTACGCTGGAGCGAAATTCAGTGAGCCACCGTCTCCAAGTGTTCTCCCCAAGCCGCCAAGCCACTGGGTATCTGTTTCACTTAATCCCGCTGACAAAGAAATCATGACTTTTCAACTTAAGACCTTGCTTAAAGTTCAAGCTTGAGGTACCACATTAACTGTACATTGGGAAAAATGGCACACTTAGTTTTGTATTGCACAGAATGTATCCAGTGGTAGTTTCCAAAATCAATACAGAGACACATCTAATAGAAATAGGTTAACTGTTAGTAGGTGGTTGAATTATGGATGGGAAGAGCACTTCCCATTGACTCTTTGgtcagtgtatgtgtgtgtgtgtgtgctcattcaGCATACTTTCCAGTTTTCTTTGCTACTGCTGCACTGTCGCAAATGAGTAGCTAGTCAGAACGTGTCAGGCCATGATCTTCGGTCTTTTTAACCATTTAATTTcaattgctttttgttttcagaTTGCTTCATTGTGCATGCCTTTTTCAGACTTGAAATCAGTGCCAGCCAACCAAATTTCCAGCCATTGCAGTGCAATACAGTTGCAAAATTGGTTTAATTTGCCCACATACTGTGAAATAGTGTAGGCATTTAATGTCAAATTAGTATCTTTTTTTCTTAGAACATTTAGGTTTTTTGAAAGTATGACATCTAAAATTGTTAGAGTATGCTGTCTAGATTGTAATGTGCGTGTCTTAGTTTACTAAACAGTGGGTCCTCCAGATCCATGATTTCCAGCAGATCATCATGCTCCATATTAGTAAGTGATGGCGCATTGCTGCCATTTAATAATATTGGGTATGATCATCCGCATTTTTGATTTCTGGGAcaggtcctggaacggaacccttGCAGATAAGGCAGGCACATTGTAACCCATGATCTCCTCACTTGGAATGGCTGTTTGGGCAGGCATCTATCTACCCAAAACCCTGTGACCAAAATGTAGAATACTTACATTAGGAAATTTCAGTCTGTATAACATTTCTTGAATAAGAATAGAAACCTGGGCATGCAGTTGATCTCTAagttggtttttttaaagcacaTGCCTAGATATGTATTATATTGAACACAAGCAACTTTTATGTGTGCCAATTTGAATAACTTTTCTATTGCCAGGTGACTGCCAAAAGCATCTTGAGTGTTTTACTTCACAGAGAATTTCACAGAAGTGTGTTTGAAACACATTTTGTGTTCTGTATCATCTGCTGAAGTGTTGAGGCCAGTCAAATTGAAGAACATGTAATATAAGCCTGTGTAGCAAAGGTGAAATCATCTTTTAGATATGGAAGAAAGAGCCATGTAAATACATGTAAAACTTGTAGCATATGTAAATATATGCTGGGCTTTCCTGccaaaataaagtatttttagtACAAAATTGCTGAATGTAAAAAGACCATGCTTAAGTGCATGGCAtgatggttttaaaaaaaataattttgtaaaaaaaaaaaaaaaaaaagcaaaaactgaAAGCACATGTTTGTGCCATTGCACTTCAAGTACCAGCAAAAGTATATGCCCATTTATAACAGCTGATAAGATGGGGTTTAAAGTCAACTGGGTACTGGAAAAGATGttgttttaaaaaggtaaaacaaaaataattttttgaaattttaaagGTGCATTACTCTGCTTACTTAACAGGAGCAGAACTCTGGAGCTGAACAGTATCCTTAGGTTTCAGTCAGTACCCTTTATTTGAACACAGGGTTTTTTTGGATTAAAGTAAAACTAATGTTTAGACTGTAGCCAGTACATCGATtgctcttattttattgtaacgtGAATAAAGGCAAATGAGTATTAAGAAACTTCAGTGCCCTGGATGCTAAGATTCCATCTTGTTTTTGTGAAGGCCCGAGACTCCTGTTGGATTTTATTATTTAGGTTTGAAGTATGAATTTTATCTTTGCACTTTTCTTGGCAGTTTCAAATGAGGTCACTTGATTGCCTTGTAGAAACTGTTTCTCAGTTTGGTTGTCTTCTAAACTTTAGTGACACCCAACTTTAAAACATGGTGACATCTGAAATGTTTACAGTGCCTAAGTATATCAGTGGCCTGAAGACCCTAAAACTCTTCACAGTGAATTAGCAAATGGCAGTACTAAAGGTAATTTCCAAGGGTAGTCCATCTCAGGCATCATATCTTAGCtacatatatatttgttttttgcagaccaaattttaaaaagcattaaccAAGAAACCAAATAAATTGGATATTTTGCTCAAAATTAttttgtcctatatcccagagttTTTCCTGATATTTTAAAATTGCTATATCCCAGATATAATTTCGATGTTCTAAATTTTGTATGTTTAATGTACTGCTCAAATATGAattagaaacaaaatttaaataaaaatccCTAACCTTTTCTCCCCCTATAATGTGTTGATGTCTTATTTAATATATGGTGTACATCTTCTGTGCGTACATGTATTCTAGCAGAGAATTTAACAGTGGAATTAACCCGAATCAGTTTAAAttgggattatattttgttatgtgATATAATCAAATGTATTGGAGAATTTGGAGGATTATGGCAGCATTGATCTGTTTTCGCTGGCATAGAGGGGGGAAACAGTTCTTATGGGcccatatacatatattttcattATGCCTGAGGCTTAGGCCAGTGTAAACAAGATGCTACCAAGTAACTTCAGTATGAAATACAATGGAACATGCACTTTTCACTCCAGTTAGGCTCTTTTTATTGTGGTGTTCATGCTCGTCAGTGGAGCATTTCTACAGTTTTTAGTTGAACTACTTACAAAATGTTAGCTTCTTAAACATTGCCCCTTTCCCAATGCATGCAGATCTTTGAATTCAAGACTCTCACATTGATAGGACCCAAAGTCAgggagtccctgagttacaaacatccaacttccaCATTACTCAACAGGGGTGAGacgacaggaagtgagagaaatctaccccttggaagggaaatttatCCCTGGAAGAgctgttatcatggggaaaggtctcaactgaagctttctcactaatccttgtttccacaagccatatttttcaaaatccaatgaccGCAGGGACAAAAATTAAGGTAAGATCTTCTGAACAGgcccagacagcaaaacaaacaccattggTGTTAAAGCCCTGCCCTATTTTATCCAAAGGCATATACagtcacttaaaaatgtacctgttccgacttgcatacaaattcaatttaagaaaccTACAGatcctattttgtttgtaacttgggtactGCCTGTATGTATGACAGCTTTTTCACCATTTTAAGACCAGGTGGTCAAAAAAATGCTCTGAAACCTCGTCGAATTGGACCTGGAGAAACTGGCCACCATTTGTCCCTCCTGGGAGATCACTTCAGTTTGCCAGTGTGAAGGAAAAGGTGGCATCGTGCACACTTAATTTCCACGAAGAGTATTGTATAGAAACTGGGattacattcagaagaagatattAATAGTAGAGAAACTACAAGAAAATGCAATGACTACTAATAAAATTTAAGAAATAATGTTCAAAACTAAAGTTGTGGCTGTTAAGAAACTAGAAAAAGTCAGGGGAAATTATTTCAAACGTGGCATCTACAGATCACGAACTGCTGAACAACAAATAAATGGGTGTGAAAGGAAATAAAACCTAAAAATCTCACTTGGAAGCCAAAACCCAAATTTCCTCCAAATACATGCCTCCAGGTATACTGGTGATTATCCTTTCAGGGTTTAGTGTTCACAAAGTGGATCTGATTTAACACAGTACACAGTCTTGTTAACTGAGGGATCTCCTAAAGCAGTCAAGCTGAACAGTATAGGACGTTTCTTTCCATCATGGATGAGAGAACCAATATTTATCCTTCAGATGAAAGGCCTTGTTTGGTACAGCTGCCAATCCTTTTCGTGATGCCTTTATTTTAATGAGGAAAAATTCCAAACCGGACTCATAAGCAGCTTAGAGCTGTAAATATACATATCAGCACGATCATCTTGTAAATTGTTGTGGGGAAGGTGGTTGCAAATATTCAAATATTGAGATAATGGAAGGCCACACACTGCACCATACTGGTTTGGTTATGCTCTTGAAATACTAAATTCTACACTAATTGGGTATTATCAGCAGAATTATGTAAAGCATGTACATTTGTTTATCTTGCCCTCATATTTCAGCTCTGGTGGCACACAGCTCTTGTAAGGCATTTGTTCTACAGTTAAGATAATATGTTTACGTTATTTCTGTAATTTGCATAATTACAGACATAACCCATCAAGCTTGCTTTTAAAAATGGTTAGATGAAAGCAACTATATCTCTGAAGAAAAAATGTTAAGACAACCAAGCTTCTGATTGAAAATTGTTGCTACACTGACAAATATAACCTATTCCAGTCTTAGAAGACAAATGTTGAAAATGTATCTCTTTCACCCAAAAAGATATACCTGTTCTGAATtcttccgagcataattcaaagtgctggtgttaacctataaagccccaaacgaCTCCGGcgcagtttacctgtccgaacatattctcccctatgaaccatctaggttgttaagatcgtctggaggggccctgctctcggtcccaccggcctctcaggcgcgtctggtggggacgagggacagggccttatcagtggtggcccctcgactctggaactctctcccactggagatcagaactgccccctccattctgtctttcagaaaacgggtgaaaacctggctatggggtttggctttagacgagtgaatcaatatttctgtgatcagatagatgacgatgaatgatggactacgaattcactatgatgactgaccattgttattatgtgattgcattttgctgttataacgttttaattgaatatgttatatgtttttaatgattgttttgtgattttattgttggaaaccggcctgagttccctgatagaggggagaagaccggtatacaaaattgctaaataattttaaaaaataataataaataaattgtcagtTAAAATTTTACTATTACAAGATTTACTGAGTTTCTATTCCTTATGTTTATTGTAGCATGTTTGCCATATTTACAGCAAGCAAAATAAGCTAGTTCTTGATTCAAACATAGATGTTTTAAAGCAgtacacagtattttaaaaagaacatataAAAATACCCCTTTAGAAGCCTCTGTAAGAAAGGAAATACAAAGTTTATTTCCACAACTTTCTTCTGACCAGAGCTGCACAGAAATGCTACAATTGTACAGTTTGTTTTCAACTATACAGCAGGAAGACGTCTACAAAAAAGTAAAGAACACAATATGTAAGTGATTGCATAGCAGGAACACGAACTTTTAACATGAAACAAAGGTTAGAAATACTATCAAATATACAATGATTCAATAATCAACCTTCTTTAGGCATTTCCCACAACCAGAATCGAAAAAGCAACCTTTATTCTTATATGGTTGGCTGGAGTGAATTAAACTTAAATTTTCTACAGAAACATAATAATTCAGGATACTCCATTCTAGTGAACAGAAGCAGAGGGCTGTAAAATGTTTTGATATTGGCATACATGTTTCAAGAGAAAACCTAAAACAACAGAGTACTCTCTCAAGAACACTTTCAGCTATGCCATGGCAATTTTTCACATTTATAAAGCCAAAAGGAAAAGTAGCAGCTCTTCACATTCAGTGTGAACTCAGAAGACACATGATACTGCAACCGGAGCATTCTTTTTGTAATCTTCCTGAACAGTCTTGTTCAACCTATGGTAGGCCCTGATGAATGACCTCAAATTGTTCATTATGCTTGGAGACAGGGCTATTCATGAATATACAAGTAACCTAATCAAAGTTTAGTTCTATTTACTACAGACACTAATCTATCATGTTTCATCTGCACATTATATAGTAAGGAAACTTAAGCGATCTGTGTTCAACTGATTGCTAAAACCTATGTTGCACAGCATACAATGTATTCATATTTACCTAATtatttaaatgaatatttttttccttaaaaGGGTTAAGAGATTCGTCAAAAGAAAGCACCTGTATTCCTGACAAAATTCACAATAAGCTCTTCAgatggcctttttttttttttgctccattCTAACACTACCAGAACTGTAACTTCAGCAATATCAATGAGTACCCAATTCCATGTTACAATATCCTGTGAGCAGGCCATCTTGGCCCAAGTTGGGAAGGCAAACTGTTCCCTCCTTAATTCAAGTAGCTCATCTATACTTCACAGCAGTCACGGCTGTATAATAGCTGCTCAGTTTTTCAGCTGCACGGCAGGGGATTACTGGACACATTACACGGGGACTAGTTATCCTTTAATGATGATGTTGTTAGGACAATGGGGTCAATGAGGATGAAAGCCAAGGTACCGTAGATGCCTGAAGCATAAAAATGCAAGTattttacaaaaatatacaaacaccACAAGGACCTCGTAGCTGCCCATTACATTTAACAAGATGGACTCTCTTGTATAAGATTTTTAATACTGTGTTTTAATAGTAGTAATTGTCTCCTACAGGgatgacaaaaatattttaaagcaatgTTGCAACATCGTAACTTAAGTGAGTACCTCAATAATAATACATGCCTAAAAAACAATGTACATGTTTAGTGGCCACTGCATTTGGGACTAGCCTATGACCGGGATCTGGATTTTGATCTAGATCTAGAATGCGATCTCGACTGAGATTTGGATCTAGCTGGTTCTTTTTTCCTTGGTTCTTTTTCATATCTTGAGCTGGACTTATATTGTGTCTTAGAATCCGTTTTAGAGGTGCCTCTAGATTTAGTGCGAGATGCAGATCTAGAACGTGACTTAGCCTTCATTTCGTTTTTGGGTGGTGACTTAGAGCGTGATCTTGAATTGGACTTTGACCTTGAAAAAGACCTGTTACGGTGTCTGAACCTATCAGAAAGAGGAAGATAATAAACTTGAATATGGACAAGCTGCTAACAGTCGGGTATTTTACATTTAAATGTTGTACTGTTGCAGGCACACactttttggattttgaatttgTTATAGAAAAGAGTCTTTACCTATCATTATCTGAACGACTTCTGCTACGGCGGCGTCTTCCAGCAGGTCTACTGCTAAAAAGGTACATCAGAAAAAGTAAACAGTGGCTTAAACCTTTACAATTTTTCACAAACCCCAAGTAAAGCTTTTTGAGAATTGCATTGGTCTTTCATGTTTCTTCAATGATACAACAACTATTTTTGATGGTTCATGCAAGGTATGACAACTCCCATGCATGTTATTACTAGGGTGACAATATCTAGGTATCAGGTTCTCTCTTCTCCACTACATGGTCAAGCTAAGTACAACACTTACTTTCTAGGGCTATAAGATCTGCGATAGCTGTAGTCAAAAGAACGGCTTCTTGACCTCCTCCTTTCGTAACTGCGGCTTCTAGAACGCCTGTATCTGTCATAGTCATCGTAACGGGAAGAGCTGTATAcgtttcttccttcttttgctttcaTTTGGTTTGGTGCTGCAGAAAAAATATGTAACAGCAATTCTttaatattgttgttatgtgacttcaagttgAGAGTGGTTTAGGTCAACCCTATTCTAAAGTTTTCTTGAGACAGATTTATTCAGAGATTGGCCACTGCCAAAAAATGTGGCTTGCCAAAGATTGCCCGTAAGAGTAGACTATCTAGTCTAGTATTCTTTCCCTACAGCGGACAATCAGATGGTTCCATGAGAGGATGTCTGTGTGTATAGTCACCTAGGCCCTTAGCAAATGGAGGTATATCACTATCAGACAGGTCACCGAGAACCATATATTTCACAAAACGGTTGAGTCTCCATATCATCTATATGGGTGACTACATagtacaggtatgggcaaacccaggcccagggtttctcaagccctcctctctctcaccatcatatccttcctctcttccttctctcttcctccttccctcccttccttcacttccaccctttcatccttcccttttgtctttctttccttctctctttcctttatccttcccttcttccttctcttcttccctcccttctttttccttcccttccaccctttcatcctcccttctgTTTTGTCTtacttttattctctctttcctttatccttctctcttcttcccttccttccttccttctctccctctttctccttccacccttcccttccttacttccatcacggggcagccagtcctcctagcagggaatgCAAGCATGCGGCCTCCTAAGTTAGAAAGTCTGCTCATGCCTGACATAGTATGTTAGCAAATTTTGTAGTTCAAATATATACAGTGAGAAGTAATTCAGTCCATCCTGGACAGCTAGCCACTCAACCTTATACGTTAAGTGAGCTTTAGCATTTTAAAATAGATAATACCGGTTATCTTTTTCTCCCAAGCTAAAAGACACAGAATCTCAGCTGAATCTTAAGAAAGCTCTATGTGGTCACATAAACCCAATTCTATTTTCTCCCCCGTTTCTCTACTCAAATTTATCAACTTAATTCTCCgtttccacccccaccccatgactcctatgaggaacagcttgcTGGCTTTGGCAATTAGCATACTAATCAAACTTTTCCATACACATTCATGTATAAAAGAAACAAGCTGTTCCCAGTATTTGTCAGACTTAATATTTCCATTCCACTGAACTGTAGCACATGATCTACTGTGTGCATTTCCAAGGTACTCTTTCTACAGGCacagaaataacacttttgaaaaaaaaatccccataaTATTGAATTCATGTCCCAGATTCTGTGGTTATGTGAACAAATCTGTTGACACAGTTCATACAGctcaaaatattatattttaagacTCAATTTCCACTAGTGAAGACTATTACAGAAAGACAGTACACATACTTTTCCGGTCTCCTTGAGCAAACTGGATTTCTATTTGACGGCCACAAATCCATTTCCGGTCCAAATTATGAAAGGCATCCTCAGCATCACGGACATCCTCAAATGTGCTAGATGTTAAGGTACTTGGGAATCTGAGGTATTTACATCTACAGTTAGTAAGATTGGCTTTTCCAATATGTCATCATGCCCTTGTTTACCAACTTGTTGTTATTTTTGGCATGTTCTATGGCATAACAAAAATTAGCTGACATTAACAGCGCCTATCTGATACTTTGTCACAAAAAGGCAAATTTCAGGAAAAATATTTATACTTAATGAATGCCAGATTTCTCTTATTGATACAAATGGTTCTCATCCTACAAAAATTACTTTATTTCCCTTAACTAACGATTAAACGTTGCAGTTTGCTGATGCATCTAGTACTAAACTGGAAGTCACCTACATTTTTCTATGATTGGTTAAAATTAAGTCAGTATCATACTTTATGAGAAACACATTATGCTGACAAATTATTCTGAAATCAGATGTTTTATTTCACACTAGCCAATTACTCTGCACATCTCTATGTGACCTATACAAATTCACTGTTCTTACATGCCCTGATATCAGCAAAAATTCAGATATGCTCATCTTAAATCAGGAATGGCTTTATTTAAATGAGAACCACAATTTCAAATATATCGCTAATGTTAAGCAAATTATTACAGGGTCCACAGCTAAACTAAACCATAAAAATGGATTGGTTAACCACTTACAAAGACAGCAAGAGGACATTTCTTATTCTGTAGGATACATGAGGTATGGCTCCTTTTATCTTGGCCACCAGTCAACTTCATCTTGACCTTTAACTCTTTAAGTGCTTGTTAGAAGGACTTGTCATGAGATGCTTGGTCAAAAATGACAGATGGCTTTATCTTTATACTTTGAAAAACAACCTTTTTCCCCCATCTGCAGATAAAGCGAAGCTTTGTCTCTCATTATGGCTTGTCCTTCTTCCAGCTtttctttatcttttcttttCCCAAACTTTCCCTTCTCTTCAAGCCTGATCCTTAAGAGGTCTTTGGCTTGTCTACTTGCCTTAATTCTTGGACTCTACTCTAAAGGTTCTTTCATGCTTTCTCTTTGGGGTCGCCATTACTGTACAGCTTTACACTCTGAGGCAACAACAGAGGACAGCAAATTAGGGGACAATAATCAGAGCAAGATTCTTCACCTCATTTTATACAAATCTGCTTTTGATCAAATTACTGTTTCTATTAAATTAACACAAAATATCAGCCACATTTTGCTAAGCACAAGAACAAGTTTACCACAAATGCCAGTTATATTAAAAATGCAACGAAACACTTTGGGGGCAGCAGCAAATACCATTTCAATATTAAAAGTACAAATTTGAATATGAAGCTTGCAACAACAAAGCACATTTTACTGAATATGGCTTAAATTCTAAAATATGAAAATGTATCATATATTAATCTGCGGGGAAAACAGTACACACATAATGTAACTTTACATACAACACAGAATAAAttagttttttttccatttaggTTTGTTACCTCATACAAAAACGTGAATTTCAAACGTCAACACCCCTCACTAATCAGCCATCTGAGGAAAGGATATTGAACATAAGCAAATCCTCTTGGACGGCGAGTGTAGAAATCCAAAGGTACGTACACATCAACTATTGGACCATAACGACCAAATTCACGACGCAAGTCTTCAGACCTGAAATAGAACACTTCacattagtttttttaaaaaagaagttttCTTATTACACAGGACATGCCGTATCATGTATAATAAGTACATAAACATTAAGAAAATAAAGGGACACTACATTCCAGTTAAGTCATGCAAAATGGCTGTAAACTTAGTTTTGATTCAGGAAGCCTATTCTATCTGTTTTCTAGATGGTCACAGGCAAAACATGATTCTTTCTGCCTTTGTATCAAGCTTCTGGCCACTCTCTCATGGAAACTAGtatgtttaaatgtgttttaacgaatatttttactgtttattgtttaatctgtctattctatttatttcatctactttttATTAAATGACTTTTATTTTGTTCATTGTGTAATGTACTTATTTGTGtggtgagccaccctgagtccttttagGGAGATGGGGTGAgacagaaataaagattattattattactaagaaATCCTTCAAAATGGAAACATTCTTGAAAATATGCAacttaagtgtttttttttaagtatgtGATGCAGCAAAAacaatggtttttttttcaaagtgaaGGAAAATCTCCAACGAGACAAAGTCTACAAATAATCAAGAACAGAAAGTGCTTTCATAAGATTATTGCAATGGCATAAGAAAGTACCCTCCCAAGTTTTTGGATGAAATTGGCTACC encodes:
- the PNRC2 gene encoding proline-rich nuclear receptor coactivator 2; amino-acid sequence: MGGGERFNIPSSQPRNATKSHQQLNNRKKSKDQNSQMKKIHKKERGHGCTPSSAAWQAMQNGGKNTIHFPTNQTWNPALSHSFFIPQSNQNYAGAKFSEPPSPSVLPKPPSHWVSVSLNPADKEIMTFQLKTLLKVQA